The Rhodococcus triatomae genome includes a window with the following:
- a CDS encoding polyprenol monophosphomannose synthase — translation MPSEHTAGRSAGEVPSARTLVIIPTYNERENLTLIVGRLQQARPTAHVLVVDDGSPDGTGRIADELAAADPQGRIHVMHRTEKNGLGAAYIAGFEWGLERGYTVLVEMDADGSHAPEQLHRLLDEVDAGADLVLGSRYVPGGSVVNWPKRREFLSRGGNIYSRLALGVKINDITGGYRAFRREVLEKLTLDSIESHGYCFQVDLAWRALQEGFVVREVPITFTERTLGESKMSGGIVSEALLKVTRWGIGSRMAKVKAFVRR, via the coding sequence ATGCCCTCGGAGCACACAGCCGGGAGGTCGGCCGGGGAGGTGCCGAGCGCACGCACCCTGGTGATCATTCCGACGTACAACGAGCGGGAGAACCTCACCCTGATCGTCGGTCGGCTCCAGCAGGCCCGGCCCACCGCGCACGTCCTCGTCGTCGACGACGGCAGCCCCGACGGCACCGGTCGGATCGCGGACGAGCTGGCGGCCGCCGACCCGCAAGGCCGCATCCACGTCATGCACCGCACCGAGAAGAACGGGCTCGGTGCCGCGTACATCGCGGGCTTCGAGTGGGGTCTCGAGCGCGGATACACGGTGCTGGTCGAGATGGATGCCGACGGCAGCCACGCACCCGAACAGTTGCATCGACTCCTCGACGAGGTCGATGCCGGTGCCGACCTCGTTCTCGGTTCGCGGTACGTGCCGGGTGGGAGTGTCGTCAACTGGCCGAAACGGCGGGAGTTCCTCTCCCGGGGCGGCAACATCTACTCCCGCCTGGCGCTCGGAGTGAAGATCAACGACATCACCGGCGGCTATCGGGCCTTCCGGCGTGAGGTCCTCGAGAAGCTGACGTTGGACTCGATCGAATCGCACGGCTACTGCTTCCAGGTCGATCTCGCCTGGCGAGCGTTGCAGGAGGGATTCGTCGTCCGCGAGGTGCCCATCACGTTCACGGAGCGCACGCTCGGAGAATCGAAGATGAGCGGCGGAATCGTCAGCGAGGCGTTGCTGAAGGTAACCCGGTGGGGGATCGGCAGCCGAATGGCCAAGGTGAAGGCATTCGTGCGCCGGTAA
- the lnt gene encoding apolipoprotein N-acyltransferase, producing the protein MSGDDAGASSVNDDDAGARSGPNSSRARAAVALRCLAAAASGVLLFLSFPPRPLWFLAPVGIGLLVWLLVVDGPRRWRVGFGYGYLAGLGFLLPLLPWIGEFVGPVPWLALAAFEALFVGLFGVLVVMLSRLPAAPWWIACAWVATEWWRSSVPFGGFPWGRLAFGQSEGWFLPLASVGGAPLVSFAVALAGAGLAWIAVAARQAAGRRVLAGAVATALVAVVAGLALGPTLAGADSGDRQITVAAIQGSVPRLGLDFNAQRKQVLDNHVRRTLELADDVTAGRAPQPDIVVWPENASDIDPLRNADAAADIGAAASAVRAPILVGSVLVNGDRTTTNSVIVWDGTTGPGERHDKRIIQPFGEYLPYRDFFRHFSSYADRAGNFVPGDGDGLVTAAGIPVGVATCYEVAFDRAFADSIRAGAQILAVPTNNATFGDTEMTYQQLAMSRVRAVEHGRTVVVAATSGVSAIIAPDGSVISQTELFVPAAMVEEVPLREGTTLASRLGSLPEYVLCFVAACGLVTVLVGSWRQRRVEAPDSIDDKPARRQ; encoded by the coding sequence ATGAGCGGTGACGACGCCGGAGCCTCGTCGGTGAACGATGACGACGCCGGGGCGCGATCCGGCCCGAACTCCTCCCGCGCACGCGCGGCGGTGGCGCTGCGTTGTCTCGCGGCGGCGGCCTCCGGGGTCCTGCTGTTCCTGAGCTTCCCGCCGCGACCGCTGTGGTTCCTGGCGCCCGTCGGCATCGGACTGCTCGTGTGGCTCCTCGTGGTGGACGGACCACGACGGTGGCGGGTCGGATTCGGGTACGGCTATCTCGCAGGTCTCGGATTCCTCCTTCCGTTGTTGCCGTGGATCGGAGAGTTCGTCGGGCCGGTGCCGTGGCTCGCACTGGCGGCATTCGAGGCACTGTTCGTCGGGCTGTTCGGCGTCCTGGTCGTCATGCTGTCGAGACTTCCCGCCGCACCCTGGTGGATCGCCTGCGCCTGGGTCGCGACGGAGTGGTGGAGATCGAGCGTGCCCTTCGGCGGATTCCCGTGGGGACGGTTGGCCTTCGGACAGTCGGAGGGGTGGTTTCTGCCGCTCGCGTCGGTGGGTGGCGCCCCGTTGGTGTCCTTCGCCGTCGCACTCGCCGGTGCGGGTCTGGCGTGGATCGCCGTCGCGGCCCGGCAGGCCGCCGGGCGGCGCGTCCTCGCGGGTGCGGTCGCCACCGCTCTCGTCGCGGTCGTGGCCGGTCTCGCGCTGGGCCCGACCCTCGCGGGCGCCGACTCGGGCGACCGGCAGATCACCGTGGCCGCGATCCAGGGGAGTGTGCCCCGGCTGGGGCTGGACTTCAATGCCCAACGCAAACAGGTGCTCGACAATCACGTGCGCCGCACCCTGGAACTGGCCGACGACGTCACCGCCGGACGCGCCCCGCAACCGGACATCGTCGTGTGGCCGGAGAACGCCTCGGACATCGATCCGCTCCGCAACGCGGATGCCGCCGCGGACATCGGCGCGGCGGCATCGGCCGTGCGGGCGCCGATCCTCGTCGGTTCGGTCCTCGTCAACGGCGACCGGACGACGACCAATTCCGTCATCGTCTGGGACGGCACCACCGGGCCGGGCGAGCGCCACGACAAGCGGATCATCCAGCCGTTCGGCGAATACCTGCCCTATCGCGACTTCTTCCGGCACTTCTCGTCGTACGCAGATCGGGCCGGAAACTTCGTGCCGGGCGACGGCGACGGCCTGGTCACCGCGGCGGGAATCCCGGTGGGCGTCGCCACCTGCTACGAGGTGGCCTTCGACCGGGCATTCGCCGACTCGATCCGTGCCGGCGCCCAGATCCTCGCGGTGCCGACCAACAACGCGACCTTCGGTGACACCGAGATGACCTACCAGCAGCTGGCCATGTCGAGGGTGCGCGCCGTCGAGCACGGCCGCACCGTGGTCGTGGCGGCCACCAGCGGTGTGAGCGCGATCATCGCCCCCGACGGATCCGTAATTTCGCAAACCGAACTTTTCGTACCCGCGGCGATGGTCGAGGAAGTACCGCTCCGGGAAGGTACTACTCTGGCTAGTCGGCTCGGATCGCTTCCGGAGTACGTCCTGTGCTTCGTCGCGGCCTGTGGCCTGGTGACGGTCCTGGTGGGCTCGTGGCGGCAGCGCCGCGTCGAGGCCCCGGACTCGATCGACGACAAGCCGGCCCGCCGGCAGTGA